Genomic segment of Rana temporaria chromosome 12, aRanTem1.1, whole genome shotgun sequence:
CCTCATAgtgttattaaagtggatgtaaacccgaacatttggatttattttttgatgtcacaatgtagagaataagatttcctatcatctgtgcccagtcttgccacaaagagctaatccagctctgagcaatcctcttttattgttcagtgaaataaaacagacttagagaaaaaaccttagtccgttccgccccccttgctgtgagtgacgggttatttacatatctcatgcactagcctggagacaggcattattttttaattcccacccccactccttttctgaagtcatgtggctacttttctggattttgactggatgttagtgatcatagcagaattcagtgtaaggaatacacaggagaaaatgcatgttgacaaggggagtgtagaggagggcggggagtctactgacatcacgactccacccacagagctccagacaactgatccacccacagaatctgcagtttttcaggtctcagacagaggggagacatttgtcaggtaaggatacatgcagcaGGCATCTATATCCGTAtaaatcagcactatggcaggagattagaaaggatgagagtggctttacatccactttaacaacttgccgaccagccgccgtcgttttacagcggcaggtcggcttccctgcgcgagagcacgtagctatacgtcggctctcgcgcaggccactacgGGCGCGCGGGATcgccgccggccacccgcgatcgctcgttacagagcggggcccGGGTgctgtgtgtgttaacacacagctcccggtcctgtcagggggagaaatgctgatcgtctgttcatacaatgtatgaacagcgatcagtcatttcccctagtgaggccaccccccctacagttagaacacacccagggaacatacttaaccccttcactgtcggTGGctattttatagtaatccaatgcatttttatagcactgatcgctataaaaatgccattggtcccaaaaatgtgtcaaaggtgtccgccataatgtcgcagtaccaaaaaaaaaaaaaaaaaaaaaatcgctgatcgccgccattactagtaaaaaaatattaataaaaatgccataaaaataccccctattttgtaaacgctataacttttgcgcaaaccaatcaataaacgcttattgcgggggttttttacgaaaaatatgtagaatatgtagaatacgtatcggcctaaactgaggacattttttttttttatatataccgtatttatcagcgtataccgtgcacgggtgcgcgatatacgccgatacccgcgccgagtttgaatactgcgccggcatataccgagcgcagtacacttgtgtattgtcgggcagtctcggctcctctcgcgctgacgtcctgcacgtacaggacgtcagcgcgagagtagccgagcctgcccgagtgtactgcgctcggtatatgccggcgcagtattcaaagtcggcacgggaaacgagcggggaggacgccgcagaaggacgccggaaccgacgaagaggacacccgaagccgcagacggacgccggacccgacgaggccgccgtgcaagacaccaaaactgtaagtacaaaaatctttttttccacaggaattgggggcaactttaggggtgcgcgctataccccaataaatacggtatatatttattatagcaaaaagtaaaaaaatattattttttttcaaaattgtcgctctatttttgtttatagcgcaaaaactaaaaaccacagaggtgatcaaataccaccaaaataaagccaattttgtttgggagccacgtcgcacgaccgcgcaattgtcagttaaagcgacgcagtgcagaatcgcaaaaagtgccctggtctttgaccagcaatatggtccgggggttaagtagccGGGCACACTGGTGTGACTTGTAATGCGATTTGATCGTTTCAAGTCGCATAACAAGTCACATCCTAGTGTCCGCAATGGAAGAGGCCTAATCGGTACGGTCCATCGTTGGTGTTTTTTGCACTACTTTTTGCAAATTCAGGCGGGACATAGGCGCAGGAAGTCGCACCGACATGCAGATTAGAAATTGTGCGTTTTCAAGTGAAGTTGCGCGATTTCAAAGTGTGACCGAACTGTAAAGGTCCACTTTAGCCCCTCCTTGTTCCTCCCAaaccagaaaataaaaaaggtccTTCTTTATTCCAACCTTCATTACGCATTACCTAAAAACTGACAGCATGCACAATGGTTGTCCAAcgcaaatgaataaaataaagacTACAGGGCGgtcatttacgtttttttttttcttttttagtttacaaacaaataaacaaaaaacatacttTGAACAAGTCATATTTAAACTTATTTTACAAATATCTGCAATTATCAGaggcgttttttttcttttcttatttaaatatataaaaaaaaaaaaagtcaaatgttTCCCCACcgctccctcccccctgaaaaatgACCAACCGTCCAATATACAGCATACGAGTaataaaccctcatgttttccGGGCACTgcgaaatagaacatgttcgggTTAACTGGCGGAGTCCAACTAAAGTGTAAACAAGAACGTTAAaaatcaatattaaaaaaaaaagaaatctaaagGCTACGGCCACCTAGTACAAAACGCTTGTGTTCGGACGGAGAGAGCTAGAAATACAGCTTAACCATCCACCACTCTGGTGGGAttcttaggattttttttttttttattattcaagggAGGGGATATAGCAAGGCTCCACCCCCAAGGAGTTCTCAACTGTGGAAGAGCATGCTGTCTTGAAACTGCGCAATGAAAACATTTCCCTGATTTTGGGAAGGATCTATGAAATTCTACACTACAGGTGAGACTTGAAAAagttgaatatcgtgcaaaagttcatttatttcactaatgcaacttaaaaaggtgaaactaatatatgagatagactcactACATGCAAAGAAAGATAGGCCAacccatgatttgtcataattgtgatgcttatggcttacagctcatgaaaaccccaaatccgcaatccagaaaatttgaatattgtgaaaaggtgcaataatctaggctcatagggccagattcacaaaaaactctggcggcgtaacgtatcgtctttccgttacaccgccgcaagttttcagcgtaagcgcctgattctcaaagcacttacctgtaaacttacggcggtgtaacgtaaaggcgtccggcgcaagcccgcctaattcaaatgaggcgtgtaccatttaaattaggcgcgctccagcgccggacgtactgcgcatgctccgttttgaaattcccgccgtgctttgcacgaagtgacgtaattttttagaacggagacgtgcgtaacgtacattcttattcccggacgtcttacgccaaaagaaaaaaaaaattagaaattcgacacgggaacggcggccatactttaacatggctcgtctaaagttaagccatgttaaagcatgcttaactttgcgacgggaaaaaattactagcgacgacgtaacgaatgcgaaaacctttgtggatcgccttaaaacctcatttgcatacccgacgctggaatacgacgcaaactccccccagcggcggccaaagtattgcatcctaagatccgacggtgtaagtcaattacacctgtcggatcttagggctatctatgcgtaactgattctatgaatcagtcgcatagatactctcagagatacgacggcgtatcaggagatacgccgtcgtatctcgtctgtgaatctggcccaaagtgtcccactctaatcagccaattaagccataacacctgcaaagggtttctAAGCCtttaaatcatgggtcttcaaactatggccctccagttgttcgggaactacaattcccatcatgcctagtcctgtctgtgaatgtcagagttttacaatgcctcatgggatgtgtagttccgcaacagctggagggccgtagtttgagaatccctgctttaaatggtctctcagtctggttcagtaggaatcacaatcatgggaaagactgctgacctgaaagttgtgcagaaaacccatCAACactctccttaaagcggaggttcaccctaataacaattatatcagaccaacttccttatacttGTAAAAGTACAGtccacaattattattttttttaggcagtacgtaccttgtaatctatGTTTGCAACACGGCTTCCGGGTAGtcctccccgcgggagtaggcgtttctctgCCGAGGAggaatgtcatctgggaggtcgcccatatgattgacgtccgttcccccccggcggataaggccccgacccctcgtattgcgtaggcgcgcacgagtcacggcgttttcgaaagaagccgaacatgcagagctgtgagtcggctctatacggcgcaggcGCTCtgcacgttcggcttctttcggaaacgcggTGACTCGTgcgtgcctacgcaatacggggggcggggccttatccaccggggggaatggacgtcaatcatctgggcgatcTCCCAGATGACATTCCTCCTCGGcagagaaacgcctactcccgcggggagaactacccggaagccgggttgcAAACatagattacaaggtacgtactgcctaaaaaaaaataaaaaatgcggactgtacttgttacaagtataaggaagttggtctgatataattgttattagggtgaacctccactttaaggagggaaagcctaaaaaaagtaattgcaaaagaagttggatgttcccaaagtgctgtatcaaaggcagaagagctgaaggctgctatgAAGCATCCTGgttttccataacacctcagcagtgccacaggctgacatcttccatgccacgccgcatggaggcagtaattgctgcaaaagggaccCAAGCCAAGTaccgagtacatatgcatgcttctacttttcagaggtccgatattgttctgtgtacaatccttgttttattgattgcatgtaatattcaaattttctgagattgtggatttggggttttcatgagctgcaagccataatcatcacaattatgacaaatcacagcttgaactatcttgctttgcatgtaatgagtctctttCATATATTGGTttaaccttttaagttgcattagtgaaataaatgaacttttgcacgatattctaatattttgagtatcacctgtatattaccaaaagtattgggacacctgcctttacacgcatatgacctttaatgtcatcccagtcttagtccgtagggttcaatattgagttggccccgccctttgcagctataacagcttcaactcttctgggaagactgtccacaaggtttaggagtgattgaacagtactgactggcctatttaaggctttggatatctttttatatccttttccatattTACAAAATTCCCTTACCTAGTTATGCAggtcttttgacagttcttttctgcTCCCCGTGGTTCAGTATCTAGcttgcttagtgcatccatgtgagagctaacaaattcattgactatttatacacaggcacTCATTACAATTTAAAAAGCCACTGGCGTGGAAACTtgacctttaattgccattttaacctgtgtgtgactgtaccaaggccaaacattccaggggatGGAACCTTTtgctcagggccatttgggtgatttctgttattatGGTTTTAAAAGGGAACCAAAACAACAATGTGATAATAAATAGCTTAATCTCATCACTAGGATTTCTCCCAGGgtgtgcaaacttttgagcacaactgtacatcaGCAATACCATGGACCGTGGGTCCCACCGCTCTcccctttctatttttttaatgcatgttgCGGAATGCAGCAAGATCAGTGAGACTCCATGCTATCGGGGGAAGACCTGGGAACTCCAATGAAGAGATCCTGCTCCTGAAGTCCCAAGAGATATGTGGTTAACCCACCTGCATCAACCCACATTAGTTCAAGTACATCCGAGAAACCCGTCTACTTTACATCAAAGCTTGTTGTATTGAGGCATCAATTTCACAAACAAGTTGTAAAGTTTTctcagaaaaaagaaagaagaagagaaaaaaaaaagataaaaaggaaCTATCACAAACCATATTCTTAGCCAAGGACGATGTAACACGTCACTAAACTATCCAATTTTAAATAATAGAGAAACAATTTTGCTAAAGGAGAAACATTTATGGCAAgggggaagaaaagaaagaagatgaGAGGTTCTGAAAAAGGTCCACTAGCACCAGTGTAGAGGAAAAAAGTCACTTCATGCCAGTGACAGCTGAGCTTTAAAGAAGCCATTCCCTCTTCTCTCGGGTTACATTCAAAATGCATCTGGGGTTTTCTGGCTTGAGGTGGAGTTAAGGCCGCAGGAACAGATGTCAGGCTTGATGCGTGGACGGTCTGTGTTGTCCAAATTACACACCAACAGAAGATCGTGAAAGATCCAAGACCTGAAGCATTGGCATCTTCCACAGCTTGGTATCATATATGAAAGATCTTTACAGGTTGTCTTTTTTCCCGGTGCCGCTATTAAAGAAGCCCATTTTGACTTAGAACTTTAGTGGAGATGAGGGTTTACATTCTCCCTGCTCTGCCATAGAATGACCTTCGATAAGGTTCTGTGAGTCAACATATCAGAAGCTTTGACTAACCTGCTTCCTCGCAACATCTGCTGGATGTTTGCCTCCTTTACACTATTCTTGGGATTTGGCTGCCCCTGCGGCTTCCAATCCACCAGATTCAGACTAGTTAGGATCTTCACTAGCGCTGCTCGTTGATGGGTCATCTTTTTCAGTGTCCTCCGAACTAGAATGCTCATTCTTTTTTGGCGTTTCCTCTTTGGCTTCCTCGTCCTCTGTTTGGCTACATTCCCCTCCTTCTTGGTTAATATCAGAACCCTTATTGGGCTGTTGGGGATCTTCACCAGCAGTGCTGCCTGGTAATTCGTCTGCCATCCTTTCATTTTTCTCTGAACCTGGCTGCTCACCCAATTTAAGTTTTTTCACTTCGTCGTTGACTCCATCCACTCGATCGTCTTCTCCGTCTTCCTTGGGCAGCCCAGAGCCGTCATCAGACTTTGGTGGACCTCCTTCAGATGTCCCTTCTCCGTTTTGTCTCTTCCGTTTTCTTGGGGTTCCTACTGGTGTATTATCTGTATGTGTGTTTTCTTGCTGGAGATTCTCATTTTGATTCCTAGAGACTGCTTCTTCCATAACTTGCCCCTCTTCCTTGCCTTCTTCTTGGTGTTCTACAGTTGAAGGCACTTTATGGTCATGCTTTGGTGAGACTTCATAAGAAACCTGATTTTGTTCCTCTTCATTGGACTTTTTGTCCACATCTTCTGTAAGATGCTGCACTCCATTCATACTAGGACTTGAAGAACTGGAGAACAGACCTTTGTTGTTATACACTGCCTCCGGACACGTACTGGAACCCTCGTCTGGATTTTTCCTATGCGACTCTTGCAGAGGTATGCACTCTTCACTGGGTTTTTTATCAGGCTTAATAGAGTCTTGATGGCATTCaacattttcaacattttcaCAATAATTTAATATTTCTTCATCAGAGATGGCGTCATAGCTGTCCAACTGTCCATTTATCTGGCTTTCTTCAACCCTTTCATTGTTCTTTTCTTTCTGCTTGTTATTAGTTTCTTGCTCATTTTCCGCTGGTGGTTGGTAGGTTCTGAGCTTCTCCACAGGACCCCAGATGAACTTATTTTCTTGGTTGTAATTCTTCCAGGCAAAGTGTACTAATTTGCGGCGCTGATTCTTGTTCTTGACAGTGAACATAAAGTAGTCCAGAGCACTTCTTTTTACATTCTGTAGTCTGCCATTGCACAAGGTTTCCTCCAGGAAAAACTTCACCAGAGGAGCCTGGTAGTGTTCAAACCCCAGCTCCCCCAAACACTTCAGTATGCGTGTGATGCGCAGGTTGTTGTGACTGTGACTGCGAACAAGAATCAAGAGGACGAGGGTTAGGAATGCGAGAAAATGTTACCTGTACATACATCACAAAGATGGCTCCATTGCCTCGCCACTTACTCGTTCAGATTCCTAAATCTGCTTTCATAATTATCTGCCAAGGTCACTTCTCCGGTCTTCTCGTCTTTCAGTTGGATGCCATAAAAATCCAACATGAGTTTGTAGGCTTCGAGGAACCTCCCTGGGAAGCGCTTATCTCCCTTCATCTCCTGGAAAAGCAGAAGATGCAGTAAGCTGTATATGTGACAGTTCAAGAGAGAATTAAAAGTAGCACCAGAAGAAACTGGATTGACTCGActgagattaaaggggttgtaaaggtacaatttgtttttcctaaatagcttcctttcccttagtgcagtcctccttcacttacctcatccttccattttgcttttaaatgtccttatttcttctgagaaatcctcacttcctgttcttctgtctgtaactccacacagtaatgcaaggctttctccctggtgtggagtgtcaagcTCGCCCcttcctttggactacaggagagcaaTGGCAGACTACAGAATGTAAAAAGAAgtgctcctcacttcctgttcttcttctgtctgtaactccacacagtaatgcaaggctttctccctggtgtggagtgtcgtgctcgccccctcccttggactactggagagtcaggacgcacactaacacacagctcatttctctttctgcaatgtagagagcatcctgattctcctgtagtccaaaggagggggcgagcacgacactccacaccagggagaaagccttgcattactgtgtggagttacagacagaagaacaggaagtgaggatttctcagaagaaataaggacatttaaaagcaaaatggaaggatgaggtaagtgaaggaggactgcactaaggtaaaggaagctattcaggaaaaaaaaaattgtacctttacaacccctttaattcactGACAGCTTCTTAAAGACTCTGGAATCTTAATATCCAAATCTTAAAGCAGCTTTGCCAACCTCCTTTTCGGCTTTGTCCCATACAGACTCACTGGTCTCCAAGCCAGCTCCAATTCTCATCTGGTTTGAATGACGTCCAGAGTTATACAATCCACTTTGTGGGCCCCCGGCCGTCATGTACATGGATCCCTATCAATATTTGGACAATAATGTCAGACGGGAGACGCCCTTTTGTTTTCTGACCCACAATATTACAAAAGGGAAGGGACAGGAGTGGGTGCGTCGACGGTCACAATTTGGTTCATCAGCAGGACAtgttaaaaaacaatgtttttctgttttgttttaatgtgtacattttcttgtaccccttactcattcacattggattcagattccgataagcccccacccacagacctccACTAACATTGTCCAGGGTTGTGGGTAGGAGGCCCTTGTTCTAATCAACATGACACCTGACAAGGTGCTCCCCCTCATGTTGAGGACATATGGCTAGGTATGGTTCAGAGGGGGAAGAACGCACGCTTCACTTCCCCCCTTCTTCTGGTCTTGCCTGTCTCCCctcaaccccttccctggcatGCTTGGATAAGCTCAGAGgacattgtgtgtttttttttacttttgcaagGGGCTAGTttagaatttggggggacctcacagttttatttttgcttggggccccccttaaaattcatattaGACCTCAAGGgccctgtataattttttttttcttttaacaaagtCCCCATCCCTTTGTTCACATTCACCTGTCAGCCACGAATCCACGGTTGACAGATGACCGAGCAAGGCGGGGAtaagtcattggttgctaggacgctGGCGGCAGCTGGCTCCCTGACAACCAATAACCCTGAGCAGGAGCAGTCACATTTACTTCACTTTCCTTCTTCCCCCTGCTGCCCTGTCTGCACTAAAATAAGgagtaaaaaatgcattaaatactgaaatataaaaaggaaaaaaaaacacatacggtatattttgttttttactgaATCGACCAATTCTGAGATAAATACCACAGGAGATATTTAAACAAACATTTGTGCAGTATTTATCTTTTAGTCTGTAACTAGACACTGCAGATAATTCCTCAATGGTTGCAATCATGCTGAATTTAACATTTAAGAAAGTTCTCTACCTCAATTTCAGCATCTGACAGTGGTTTGGCACAAGAGTTCATACCATGTTCCCGCAGAGGAAATAGCCTGCAAATAAAACATATACATAGTAATGGGAAAACATACAAGAAGGCAAATCATTCAATGTGGACACTTGGTCCAGACAGAACTGACTTATAAAAGGGATGTCCCTTACTTGGAAGAAATTTCCTCATCCCCTTGTGGTTGGGACAGGAATTGCAGGCAATTCTCTCCCAGAGGGAAGTGTTTGAATGGCGGGACGGGAGCTTCGTTGATCAGCTGCTGCTCATGCGTGGCTTCAAGACCACGCAGTGGCCCACCCCTGGCCATCTAGGGGGCGCACGCACGCCGCGTCACttggaagccgatgcgtgtgcccgaCGTGTGCCCGACGGCTGCccgtcaccgcccccccccccagttagaattactcccttaTAGGACTGATCGCTGTGTCaattgtcccaaaatagtgtcaaaagtgtcggatctgtccaccacaatatcaatgacaaaaatcgcagatcgccgccattactagtaaaaaaataataataaaaatgccataaatctatcccctattttgtaggtgctaaaacttttgcgcaaaccaatcaatatatgcttattgcgatttttttttaccaaaaacatgtagaagaatacatatcgccctaaactgaggaagaaattctttttttgtttttttaaatttagatatttattatagcaaaaaaatattgtatttttttcaaagttgtcgctcttttatatatatagcacaaaaaaaaaaaaagcagaggtgatcaaataccactaaaagaaagctctatttgtgggaaaaaaaattatcacaattTCATAcgagtatagtgttgcatgactgcgcaattgtcattcaaaatgttacagcagtgaaagctgaaaattggcctgggcagaaaggaaaATGTCCTGTATTaaagggttaaaaaataaataaaaaatcctgactcgattTGTGAGCGTTGTCTCGCAAGATCCAAGCCGCTGAGGTGTGCGGTACCGCACGGAgaaaggtggggggtgccggaggtGCGGGGGTTCCCGAGTGTCTctggcacccccgcacctctggccacaagcggtactgcatacactggcgccccccgcacctctggccacaagcggtactgcatacaccggcgccccgcacctctggccacatacagtgctGTATACACCAGCAGCTACTGTGGAACGAATTATCGGAGTTTCCactgattcctatggggaaactcgctttgatatacgagtgctttggattacaagcatgcttctggaacagattatgcttgtaatccaaggtactactgtacACATATGTTTCCCACAATGAAAATCTGGGCTAGGTGGACCTTTGTTTTGTTACACCCACCAAGGCTCTCTGAACTTCCCAGTGCCGTTCCCCCCTATGCATATTTCCACATGCTGAATGCAAAACGAGAACCTGACTGGTTCTGTACATGTCTGTGTACATACCATTGGATATAGGAATGATTCCTCTCTAGAATCTCgtacttttccttccatttctccAGCAGTTCCATTATGAACAGCCCTGCAAAGGACATAGAAAACAGGTGAACTCTGCCTCGGCCAAATCAACCCCATCCCAAACACATGTCTGGCTTCATACAGATCCCAGAAACACAAGAATGATGAGAGGTCTCCTTAGTAGACAAATTCTCTAATCGCTCCCACAAAGCCACAGCAAAGGTGACGCTCCAATACAGCAAGCTGAGGTCATGTGACCTATGCCAAGGCATGTGGTCACATGACGGTCACGGCAGATGGATAGGATGTAGAAGAGCAGCATGGCAAGGATGAGGAGGGAAGAAACAAG
This window contains:
- the LOC120919270 gene encoding opioid growth factor receptor-like protein 1, which produces MSRDPEEVWSPEYDSTWEEEGEKKTRGPREPGNRRQFNYRNSRMRAAKDLQNYRHGYTSDRRYQGYTSPPPQTYKPNLQFYQGNRRFEPDGLFIMELLEKWKEKYEILERNHSYIQWLFPLREHGMNSCAKPLSDAEIEEMKGDKRFPGRFLEAYKLMLDFYGIQLKDEKTGEVTLADNYESRFRNLNDHSHNNLRITRILKCLGELGFEHYQAPLVKFFLEETLCNGRLQNVKRSALDYFMFTVKNKNQRRKLVHFAWKNYNQENKFIWGPVEKLRTYQPPAENEQETNNKQKEKNNERVEESQINGQLDSYDAISDEEILNYCENVENVECHQDSIKPDKKPSEECIPLQESHRKNPDEGSSTCPEAVYNNKGLFSSSSSPSMNGVQHLTEDVDKKSNEEEQNQVSYEVSPKHDHKVPSTVEHQEEGKEEGQVMEEAVSRNQNENLQQENTHTDNTPVGTPRKRKRQNGEGTSEGGPPKSDDGSGLPKEDGEDDRVDGVNDEVKKLKLGEQPGSEKNERMADELPGSTAGEDPQQPNKGSDINQEGGECSQTEDEEAKEETPKKNEHSSSEDTEKDDPSTSSASEDPN